A single window of Pseudomonas benzenivorans DNA harbors:
- a CDS encoding diguanylate cyclase, which yields MAEETPLSDNLQRHLQQLGEQFAERLQEELQQLDDLAQQLLRACTPAEQQRCLNSLRNRLHRLAGTAGTFGFVSLGERARQLELQAEQWLATLQQEQQGLQAYIDSLQQLARQQHRPEPAPESQASTLRSTKADREEYCIYILEDEASVGENMRLTLSNFGYHAEHFTHCEALDAAIGRRLPDALIVDVNLQDPQQSGLNYAAALQQRLEAPLPLLVISTCDDFATQLEAVRVGAQGFFTKPVDIPQLENRLERCFAQQQGEPYRVLIIDDDQELAARYSLVLRAANMLVEIIHEPADIFRRMEAFNPEVVLLDVNMPGCTGPELAQIIRFNDDWLRVPIIYLSAETDVARQMSALTMAGDDFVSKPLSDNALVSTVFARAQRARLLSNALARDSLTGLLKHADIKEQVALELERALRSGSRASVVMLDIDHFKKVNDNHGHSAGDSVIRALANLLRQRLRRIDSLGRYGGEEFLAVLPDCQPEQARRIVDEIRERFADLCFMADGAEFSVTLSAGIASTDVNSGPGELLERADRALYAAKHDGRNLVRLAD from the coding sequence ATGGCTGAAGAGACCCCACTGAGCGACAACTTGCAGCGCCACCTGCAGCAGCTCGGCGAGCAGTTCGCCGAGCGCCTGCAGGAGGAGCTGCAGCAACTGGACGACCTCGCCCAGCAGTTGTTGCGCGCCTGCACCCCGGCCGAACAGCAGCGCTGCCTGAACAGCCTGCGCAACCGCCTGCACCGGTTGGCGGGAACCGCCGGCACCTTCGGCTTCGTCAGCCTCGGCGAGCGCGCTCGCCAGCTGGAGCTGCAGGCCGAGCAGTGGCTGGCCACCCTGCAGCAGGAACAACAAGGCTTGCAGGCCTATATCGACAGCCTGCAACAGCTGGCCCGCCAGCAGCATCGGCCCGAGCCGGCACCTGAAAGCCAGGCTTCGACGCTCAGAAGCACCAAGGCCGATCGCGAGGAGTACTGCATCTATATCCTCGAGGACGAGGCCAGCGTTGGCGAGAACATGCGCCTGACCCTGAGCAACTTCGGCTACCACGCCGAGCACTTCACCCACTGCGAGGCGCTCGACGCCGCCATCGGCCGGCGCTTGCCCGATGCGCTGATCGTCGATGTCAACCTGCAGGACCCGCAACAGAGCGGACTGAACTACGCGGCGGCCCTGCAACAGCGCCTCGAGGCGCCCCTGCCCCTGCTGGTGATCAGCACCTGCGACGACTTCGCCACCCAGCTGGAGGCGGTACGCGTAGGCGCCCAGGGCTTCTTCACCAAGCCGGTGGACATCCCGCAGCTGGAGAACCGCCTGGAGCGCTGCTTCGCCCAGCAGCAGGGCGAACCCTACCGGGTGCTGATCATCGACGATGACCAGGAGCTGGCCGCCCGCTACAGCCTGGTGCTGCGCGCCGCCAACATGCTGGTGGAAATCATCCACGAGCCGGCGGATATCTTCCGGCGCATGGAGGCGTTCAACCCGGAAGTGGTGCTGCTCGATGTCAACATGCCCGGCTGCACCGGCCCCGAACTGGCGCAGATCATCCGCTTCAACGACGACTGGCTGCGAGTGCCGATCATCTACCTGTCGGCGGAGACCGACGTCGCCCGGCAGATGAGCGCGCTGACCATGGCCGGCGACGATTTCGTCAGCAAGCCGCTGTCCGACAACGCCCTGGTTTCCACGGTGTTCGCCCGCGCCCAGCGCGCTCGCCTGCTGAGCAACGCCCTGGCGCGCGACAGCCTGACCGGGCTGCTCAAGCATGCCGACATCAAGGAGCAGGTCGCCCTCGAGCTGGAGCGCGCACTGCGCAGCGGCAGCCGCGCCAGCGTGGTGATGCTGGACATCGACCACTTCAAGAAGGTCAACGACAACCATGGCCACAGCGCCGGCGACAGCGTCATCCGCGCCCTGGCCAACCTGCTGCGCCAGCGCCTGCGGCGCATCGACAGCCTCGGCCGCTATGGCGGCGAGGAGTTCCTCGCGGTGCTGCCGGATTGCCAGCCGGAACAGGCCCGACGGATTGTCGATGAGATCCGCGAGCGTTTCGCCGACCTGTGTTTCATGGCCGACGGCGCCGAGTTCTCCGTGACCCTCAGCGCCGGCATCGCCAGCACCGACGTCAACAGCGGTCCCGGCGAACTGCTGGAGCGCGCCGACCGGGCCCTGTACGCGGCCAAGCACGACGGCCGCAACCTGGTGCGCCTGGCCGACTGA
- a CDS encoding ATP-binding protein — translation MTSLTRQQARSRRRRRLNWTISLALLLVLGLGVELLLQQYALRQFEAAQQRLTARAGEVRAMLLSELNATLHLATGLASYISARHGQVHSPELQPWLDGLLRRSPYIRNIGLAPDNRISFIYPLAGNEAALGLYFPDRPEQWPAVQRIIADGKPGLVGPLQLVQGGSGLIYRVPVFLDDQGYWGLISTVIDFDPLYAEVERVADELNLAIHLERLDGAAASLVKGHDADGSPTVALQVQLAGAHWRLEAREAHAETPPLGWLRLLGWSLALAISSLIGLTLHGQHRQAALLLALNHSQRQFRLAFEMAPQGLALLDPQGRLLSVNQALCELLQRAPEDLLDQPLARFGDPTLSAYLDGLLGARDGRSAGSGHACLIDAHGESIDAALSAARLNSRTSGGDGWILHVQDIRESKRLQRLQNEFVSTVSHELRTPLTAISGPLELIDSGALGEVPEHLRQMLQIARHNSRRLGLLINDLLDIGKLEAERMPIACEPMALQPLLDQVLQSNEAYAAGHGVRLRQIGVCADWVRVDGQRLHQVLSNLLANAAKFSPPDQDVELRGERRGQYMRVSVRDRGPGIALAFHPRIFQKFAQADASDTRKKGGTGLGLAISKELIERMGGQIGFDSIEGLGATFWVELPLAEPALQEQPA, via the coding sequence ATGACCTCATTGACCCGTCAGCAGGCCCGCTCGCGGCGCCGTAGGCGCCTGAACTGGACGATCAGCCTGGCCCTGCTGCTGGTGCTCGGCCTGGGCGTCGAGCTGCTGCTGCAGCAGTACGCCCTGCGCCAGTTCGAAGCGGCCCAACAGCGCCTCACCGCCCGTGCCGGCGAGGTGCGCGCGATGCTGCTCAGCGAGCTCAACGCCACCCTGCACCTGGCAACCGGCCTGGCCTCCTATATCAGCGCCCGCCATGGCCAGGTGCACTCGCCCGAGCTGCAACCCTGGCTGGATGGCCTGCTACGCCGCAGCCCCTACATCCGCAACATCGGCCTGGCGCCGGATAACCGCATCAGCTTCATCTACCCACTGGCCGGCAACGAAGCCGCGCTCGGCCTCTACTTTCCGGATCGACCAGAACAGTGGCCGGCCGTGCAGCGCATCATCGCCGACGGCAAACCCGGCCTGGTCGGCCCGCTGCAGCTGGTCCAGGGCGGCAGCGGGCTGATCTACAGGGTGCCGGTGTTTCTCGACGACCAGGGCTACTGGGGCCTGATCAGCACGGTGATCGACTTCGACCCGCTGTATGCCGAGGTCGAGCGGGTAGCCGACGAACTCAACCTGGCCATCCACCTCGAACGCCTCGATGGCGCCGCGGCCAGCCTGGTCAAGGGCCACGACGCGGACGGCAGCCCGACGGTGGCGCTGCAGGTGCAACTGGCCGGGGCCCACTGGCGGCTCGAAGCCCGCGAGGCCCACGCCGAGACACCGCCGCTCGGCTGGCTGCGTCTGCTCGGCTGGAGCCTGGCCCTGGCGATCAGCAGCCTGATCGGCCTGACCCTGCACGGCCAGCACCGCCAGGCCGCGCTGCTGCTGGCCCTCAATCACAGCCAGCGGCAATTCCGCCTGGCCTTCGAGATGGCCCCCCAGGGCCTCGCCCTGCTCGACCCCCAGGGGCGGCTGCTGAGCGTCAACCAGGCGCTGTGCGAGCTCTTGCAGCGCGCGCCGGAGGACCTGCTCGACCAGCCCCTGGCGCGCTTCGGCGATCCGACGCTGAGCGCCTATCTGGACGGCCTGCTGGGCGCCCGCGACGGGCGCTCCGCAGGCAGCGGGCACGCGTGCCTGATCGACGCCCATGGCGAGTCCATCGATGCAGCGCTCAGCGCCGCCCGCCTGAACAGCCGCACGAGCGGCGGCGACGGCTGGATCCTGCACGTTCAGGACATCCGCGAAAGCAAGCGCCTGCAGCGTCTGCAGAACGAGTTCGTCTCCACCGTCAGCCATGAGCTGCGCACCCCGCTGACCGCCATCAGCGGGCCGCTGGAGCTGATCGACTCCGGCGCCCTCGGCGAAGTCCCGGAACACCTGCGGCAAATGCTGCAGATAGCCCGGCACAACAGCCGGCGCCTGGGTCTGCTGATCAACGACCTGCTGGACATCGGCAAGCTCGAGGCCGAGCGCATGCCCATCGCCTGCGAGCCCATGGCCCTGCAGCCGTTGCTCGACCAGGTGCTGCAGAGCAATGAGGCCTACGCCGCGGGACACGGGGTGCGCCTGCGGCAGATCGGCGTCTGCGCGGACTGGGTCAGGGTCGACGGCCAGCGCCTGCATCAGGTGCTGAGCAACCTGCTGGCCAACGCCGCCAAGTTCTCGCCGCCGGACCAGGACGTGGAGCTGCGCGGCGAACGCCGCGGACAATACATGCGCGTCAGCGTGCGCGATCGAGGCCCCGGGATCGCCCTGGCCTTTCACCCGCGCATCTTCCAGAAGTTCGCCCAGGCCGACGCCTCCGACACCCGCAAAAAAGGTGGCACCGGCCTGGGCCTGGCCATCAGCAAGGAACTCATCGAACGCATGGGCGGACAGATCGGCTTCGACTCGATAGAAGGCCTGGGCGCGACCTTCTGGGTCGAGTTGCCGCTGGCCGAACCCGCCTTACAGGAGCAGCCGGCATGA
- a CDS encoding PAS domain S-box protein yields MSPFLPGAPLPLDEAARLAELERYALLDSPAEEAFDDLTLLAAQLCEVPIALISLVDAERQWFKSRVGLDACETPRESAFCAHAILSPTLMEVPDALADPRFRDNPLVTGPPHIRFYAGMPLTTRSGHRLGTLCVIDQRPRQLNPGQREGLQRLARQVQRQFELRLSARQHAEQAALQRAILDSAGSAMITTCPAGRITSINPAAEQLLGYNRQQLLDRSLAATLLDPQELASRAQALGQRLGRGGPADFSLLISEAEEHGGAPGEWTYLRRDGSRLPVLLTVSAIRDEAGALLGHVTIAQDLSQRVQAQQRLQQIAAQLPGMVFQAQLPAQGTVRFPYASEGIADIYGLSPADVLEQSKAVFAVIHEDDRAAVSASVLDSARQLHQWHQEYRVRHPRKGLIWVEGTATPQRQADGSVIWHGVISDISARKQQQAELEQQQEMNRRLLEALAVGVVACDAQGRLTLFNDTARQWHGTDISQLPSEQWSEHYDLFQADGQTPLSSDNIPLLCALRGERVRAAPISIVAKGQAPRLVSVNADPLYAPDGRQLGAVAVMHDITEHKRIERLQREFVSAVSHELRTPLTSIAGSLGLIQGGALGELPAEMQQMLEIAHHNSLRLTQLINDLLDMDKLVAGKMTLDLQCLDLPALLADSLVSNQAFADQHGVLLAAGPCPPIEVRADAMRLQQVLANFLSNAIKFSPRGAVVQLTAALHGARIRVSVADQGAGVPEAFRERIFQKFAQADAADSRQKGGTGLGLAISKELIERMGGRIGFDSTAGQGATFWFELALPAPAGADEGPWMLLVEDRAQVAPLLQGLPARSRVLHVEDDADLRQVIAEQARALAEFISAGSLVQARQRLAEGHYDLVLLDLGLPDGSGLELLEELNRHHPGLPVVVLSAQELPADQRDRVAAVLAKSRTNGQHFLQLLGRLLPAKENRHA; encoded by the coding sequence ATGAGCCCATTCCTTCCCGGCGCCCCCTTGCCGCTCGACGAGGCCGCACGACTCGCCGAACTGGAACGCTATGCCCTGCTCGATAGCCCGGCGGAGGAGGCGTTCGACGACCTTACCCTGCTCGCCGCGCAACTTTGCGAAGTGCCCATCGCGCTGATCTCGCTGGTCGATGCCGAGCGCCAGTGGTTCAAGAGCCGGGTCGGCCTGGACGCCTGCGAGACGCCCCGCGAATCCGCCTTCTGCGCCCATGCCATCCTCTCCCCGACACTGATGGAGGTCCCCGACGCCCTGGCGGACCCACGCTTTCGCGACAACCCACTGGTCACCGGGCCACCCCATATCCGCTTCTACGCCGGCATGCCGCTGACCACCCGCAGCGGACACCGGCTCGGCACGCTCTGCGTGATCGACCAGCGGCCCCGGCAGCTCAACCCAGGGCAGCGCGAAGGCCTGCAACGCCTGGCCCGTCAGGTCCAGCGCCAGTTCGAGTTGCGCCTGAGCGCGCGCCAGCATGCCGAGCAGGCGGCCCTGCAGCGGGCCATCCTCGACAGCGCCGGCAGCGCCATGATCACCACCTGCCCGGCCGGGCGCATCACCAGCATCAACCCAGCGGCCGAGCAGCTGCTCGGCTACAACCGCCAGCAGTTACTCGACCGCTCCCTGGCCGCCACCCTGCTCGATCCGCAGGAACTGGCCAGCCGCGCCCAGGCCCTGGGTCAGAGACTGGGCCGGGGCGGCCCGGCCGACTTTTCCCTGCTGATCAGCGAGGCCGAAGAACACGGTGGCGCACCGGGCGAGTGGACCTACCTGCGGCGCGACGGCAGCCGTCTGCCGGTGCTGCTGACGGTCTCGGCGATCCGTGACGAGGCCGGCGCGCTGCTGGGCCATGTCACCATCGCCCAGGACCTGAGCCAGCGCGTGCAGGCCCAACAGCGCCTGCAGCAGATCGCCGCACAACTGCCCGGCATGGTGTTCCAGGCGCAGCTGCCGGCGCAGGGAACGGTGCGCTTTCCCTACGCCAGCGAGGGCATCGCCGATATCTACGGGCTGAGCCCCGCCGATGTGCTCGAGCAGAGCAAGGCGGTATTCGCGGTGATCCACGAGGACGACCGCGCCGCGGTCAGCGCCTCCGTACTCGACTCGGCCCGGCAGTTGCACCAGTGGCACCAGGAGTACCGGGTGCGCCATCCGCGCAAGGGCCTGATCTGGGTCGAGGGCACCGCCACCCCGCAGCGCCAGGCCGATGGCTCGGTGATCTGGCACGGGGTGATCAGCGACATCAGCGCGCGCAAGCAGCAGCAGGCGGAGCTGGAGCAGCAGCAGGAAATGAACCGGCGCCTGCTCGAGGCGCTCGCCGTGGGGGTGGTCGCCTGCGACGCCCAGGGGCGCCTGACCCTGTTCAACGACACCGCGCGGCAATGGCACGGCACCGATATCAGTCAGTTGCCGTCCGAGCAGTGGAGCGAGCACTACGACCTGTTCCAGGCCGACGGCCAGACCCCGTTGTCGAGCGACAACATCCCCCTGCTGTGCGCCTTGCGCGGCGAGCGGGTGCGTGCGGCGCCGATCAGCATTGTCGCCAAGGGTCAGGCACCGCGCCTGGTCAGCGTCAACGCCGATCCGCTGTATGCCCCGGATGGCCGCCAGCTGGGCGCAGTCGCGGTGATGCACGACATCACCGAGCACAAGCGCATCGAGCGCCTGCAACGCGAATTCGTCTCCGCGGTCAGCCACGAGCTGCGCACCCCGCTGACCTCGATCGCCGGCTCCCTCGGACTGATCCAGGGCGGCGCACTGGGCGAACTGCCGGCGGAAATGCAGCAGATGCTCGAGATCGCCCACCACAACAGCCTGCGTCTGACCCAGCTGATCAATGACCTGCTGGACATGGACAAGCTGGTCGCCGGCAAGATGACCCTGGACCTGCAATGCCTCGACCTGCCCGCCCTGCTCGCCGACAGCCTGGTCAGCAACCAGGCCTTCGCCGACCAGCACGGGGTGCTCCTGGCAGCAGGGCCCTGCCCGCCGATCGAGGTGCGCGCCGACGCCATGCGCCTGCAGCAGGTGCTGGCCAACTTCCTGTCCAATGCCATCAAGTTTTCCCCCCGGGGCGCCGTGGTACAGCTGACCGCCGCCCTGCATGGCGCGCGCATCCGGGTCAGCGTGGCGGATCAGGGCGCCGGCGTCCCGGAGGCGTTCCGCGAGCGGATCTTCCAGAAGTTCGCCCAGGCCGACGCCGCCGACAGCCGGCAGAAGGGCGGCACCGGCCTGGGCCTGGCGATCAGCAAGGAGCTGATCGAGCGCATGGGTGGGCGCATTGGTTTCGACTCGACCGCAGGCCAGGGCGCGACCTTCTGGTTCGAGCTGGCGCTGCCCGCGCCCGCCGGAGCGGATGAGGGCCCCTGGATGCTGCTGGTCGAGGATCGGGCGCAGGTCGCCCCGCTGTTGCAGGGCCTGCCCGCCCGCTCGCGCGTGCTGCATGTCGAGGACGATGCCGACCTGCGCCAGGTGATCGCCGAACAGGCGCGAGCCCTGGCCGAGTTCATTTCAGCCGGCAGCCTCGTTCAGGCCCGCCAGCGCCTCGCCGAGGGCCACTACGACCTGGTCCTGCTCGACCTTGGCCTGCCCGATGGCAGCGGCCTGGAGCTACTCGAAGAGCTGAATCGGCACCACCCCGGCCTGCCGGTCGTGGTACTTTCGGCCCAAGAGCTGCCCGCCGATCAGCGCGATCGGGTCGCGGCCGTCCTAGCCAAATCGCGCACCAATGGGCAACACTTCCTGCAACTGCTCGGCCGCCTGCTACCCGCCAAGGAGAATCGGCATGCCTGA
- a CDS encoding NAD(P)/FAD-dependent oxidoreductase: MFKHSAQHVASYYAGTFPAAIPLRPTLEGRQDCEVLIIGAGFSGLHTALRLTLAGKRVCLLEASRVAWAASGRNGGQALLGWSCDMAPLEKALGLERARRLWDSMRWAAAELRALPERHGFDMDYRRGSLWTAVQQRRVGQLQQAQEEAASKWGYDALRLIGAGELGEWIDSPRYLAALYDPEGAHLNPLKLALGLSAAIEQAGGCIFEQSQVLDYREGPDGFVARTAQGEVRGDVLVLACNAYIDRLDRDLARRLLPVGSYQVATAPLAPELARSLLPRNSCVIDNQFVPDYFRLTPDQRLLFGGGCTYLGGIPEDVAAATRPYLERAFPQLRGVELEFAWGGHIDVSLKRTPDIGRQGQRYWLQGFSGHGVLPTLAGARAVADAILGDAELLALYQGLHNPRFPGGAWLAAPLEAAGKAWYRLRDLI, translated from the coding sequence GTGTTCAAGCACTCCGCCCAGCATGTAGCCAGCTACTACGCCGGCACCTTCCCCGCCGCCATCCCGCTGCGCCCGACCCTGGAGGGCCGCCAGGACTGCGAGGTGCTGATCATCGGCGCGGGCTTCAGCGGCCTGCACACCGCCCTGCGCCTGACCCTGGCCGGCAAGCGGGTGTGCCTGTTGGAGGCCAGCCGGGTGGCCTGGGCGGCCTCCGGGCGCAATGGCGGCCAGGCGTTGCTCGGCTGGTCCTGCGACATGGCGCCCCTGGAGAAGGCCCTGGGCCTGGAGCGTGCCCGCCGGCTGTGGGACAGCATGCGCTGGGCCGCCGCCGAGCTGCGCGCGCTGCCCGAGCGCCACGGCTTCGACATGGACTATCGCCGCGGCAGCCTGTGGACCGCGGTGCAGCAACGCCGCGTCGGCCAGTTGCAGCAGGCCCAGGAGGAGGCGGCAAGCAAGTGGGGCTATGACGCGCTGCGCCTGATCGGCGCCGGCGAGCTGGGCGAATGGATCGACAGCCCCCGCTACCTCGCCGCCCTGTACGACCCCGAAGGCGCCCACCTCAACCCGCTCAAGCTGGCCCTGGGCCTGTCCGCCGCCATCGAGCAGGCCGGCGGATGCATCTTCGAGCAGAGCCAGGTGCTCGACTACCGGGAAGGCCCCGATGGTTTTGTGGCGCGCACCGCCCAGGGCGAAGTGCGCGGCGATGTGCTGGTGCTGGCCTGCAACGCCTATATCGACCGCCTCGATCGCGACCTGGCCAGGCGCCTGCTGCCGGTCGGCTCCTACCAGGTGGCCACCGCGCCGCTGGCGCCCGAACTGGCCCGCTCGCTGCTGCCGCGCAATAGCTGCGTGATCGACAACCAGTTCGTTCCCGACTACTTCCGCCTGACCCCGGACCAGCGCCTGCTGTTCGGCGGCGGCTGCACCTACCTGGGCGGCATCCCCGAGGACGTCGCGGCGGCCACCCGCCCCTACCTGGAGCGTGCCTTTCCGCAACTGCGCGGGGTCGAGCTGGAGTTCGCCTGGGGCGGGCACATCGACGTGAGCCTGAAGCGCACCCCGGACATCGGCCGCCAGGGCCAGCGCTACTGGCTGCAGGGCTTCTCCGGCCACGGCGTGCTGCCGACCCTGGCCGGCGCCCGCGCGGTAGCCGACGCCATCCTCGGCGACGCCGAACTGCTGGCGCTGTACCAGGGCCTGCACAACCCGCGCTTCCCCGGCGGGGCCTGGCTCGCCGCGCCCCTGGAGGCCGCCGGCAAGGCCTGGTACCGGCTGCGCGACCTGATCTGA
- a CDS encoding response regulator translates to MPELTRILHVEDDPSIQAVAKVALEAVGGFKVLSCSSGQEALDQILGFAPDFILLDVMMPGMDGPQTLKKLRQLVDIGQIPVAFMTAKVQPAEIQHYRSLGARDVIIKPFDPMQLAAQVRQIWNQADG, encoded by the coding sequence ATGCCTGAACTGACCCGCATCCTGCATGTGGAAGACGACCCCTCGATCCAGGCCGTGGCCAAGGTCGCCCTGGAGGCCGTGGGGGGCTTCAAGGTGCTCAGCTGCTCGTCCGGCCAGGAGGCGCTGGACCAGATCCTCGGCTTCGCCCCGGACTTCATCCTGCTGGACGTGATGATGCCCGGCATGGACGGCCCGCAGACCCTGAAGAAACTGCGCCAGCTGGTGGATATCGGGCAGATCCCGGTGGCCTTCATGACCGCCAAGGTGCAGCCGGCGGAGATCCAGCATTACCGCAGCCTGGGGGCGCGCGACGTGATCATCAAACCCTTCGACCCGATGCAGCTGGCCGCCCAGGTGCGACAGATCTGGAACCAGGCCGATGGCTGA